The genomic region GAGGAAGTGGCCCAGTTCGTGCCAGAAGATGACGAAGGAGATGCCCAGGATCGCCTTGATGACGGTCCAGACAAAGATCAAGGTATCCAACGCGCGACCTCCTGACGGGCCCAGGCATCGACCCGCTCCAACGTCTGGAGCGAGGGCCGTGGGTCATAGTCGTGATGCTCCAGCGCCGCCCGACAGGCGCGAGGAATGTCGAGAAAGGCGAGTGTGCCGTCGAGGAAGCGGCTGACGGCCGCCTCGTTCGCCGCGTTCAAGGCCGCGCCGGCAGTGCCGCCGCGTCGCATGACCTCGAATCCGAGTTCCAGGCAGGGGAACGTCTCACGGTCGGGGGGTTCAAAGTGCAGGTCCCACGATCGGGTCAAGTCGAGGCGCGGGCTGGGGCCTTCGACCCGGTCGGGGTAGTTCAGGGCGTACTGGATCGGCAGCTTCATATCGGGCGGCGAAAGCTGGGCGATCACGCTACCGTCGACGAACTCGACCATCGAGTGCACGATGCTTTCGGGATGAACGACGACCTCAATCTGATCAGGAGTCAGATCAAAGAGCCAGCGGGCCTCGATAACCTCAAGAGCCTTGTTCATCAAGGTGGCCGAGTCGATCGTGATCTTCGGTCCCATCTTCCAGGTCGGATGGTTGAGGGCCTGTTCGCGGGTCACGCCTTCGAGGTCTCGGCGCGTCTTGCCGCGGAAGGGGCCGCCGGAGGAGGTGAGGATGACGCGGCGGACCTCTCGGGGGGTGCCGGATCGCAAGCACTGGAAAATGGCCGAGTGTTCGCTATCGACCGGCAACAGCGGGGCGTTGCGCTCGCGGGCCAGCTCGGTGATGAGCGAGCCGCCGACGACCAGGGTTTCCTTGTTCGCCAGGGCGACGGCCTTGCCGGCCTCCAGGGCCGCCCAGGTGCTTTCGAGCCCGGCGGCGCCTACGATCGCCGAGACGACCGTATCGACCTCGGGTTGCTGGACCATGCGGACGAGCCCATCTCGGCCGGTCCAGAGTTCCGTGTCGGTCCCGCGAAGCTGGCCATCGACCTGGGCCGCCGAGGCGGGGTCGGTCAGGGCGACCCATCGCGGGCGGTGGCGCTGGGCCTGTTCGATCAGGCGTTGCCAACTCGAATGCGCGGCCAGGCCGGCGGCGCGGAGACGACGCCCCTCGTCGTGCTCCAGCACGTCGAGCGTGCTGCGGCCGATCGATCCGGTCGAGCCCAGGATGACGATGTTTTTCGGATCGGCCATCGGCGCCGCTCTGCTGTCCCGGATTGCGCCCGGGGCAACGGGCCCCGTGTCACGTCAGTTCCGACTCGCCTTGCCTTGCCTCGACGCAACCAACGCCTTGGCTTCCGGCTAGGGATTGTAGGTAATTGTGCCCCGAACCGACAAGCCGAGCCCGAGAGGGGCCTGGATCTGGTCCGACGCGTGATCCCGAGTCGTGGCTTATTCTCCGCCGCCGCCACCGCCACCATCACCGCCGCCACCATCACCGCCGCCACCATCACCGTCACCTCCCCAGCCGCCGCTGTCGCCGCCACTACTTCTGCCTCCTCGGGGATGGGGATTGACGAACATGATTATTCCCACAAAGGCCGCCCCGGCGAGCGTGTAGCCGAGGGTCGTCAGGATTGAGGAGCCTCCGGAAGCCTCCCCCGTCGCCTCCCTGGAGGCGAGGAGCCCGAAGAACGCACCAAACACGGCGCCGCCGATCGCCTGCTGAATGCGGAAGCGAAGGATGGCTTCCGGAGTGTCCAGGGCAGCGGGTCGAGTGCGACGTTCCGAGAGCGCCGGAACCGTCCATTGCTTCACGTCGAATCGCATCCGGCAGGACGGGCAGGTGATGGCATCCCCCTTGAAGTCATCACGGACCGATCCCTCCTGACTGCAAGTCGGACACATGACCTTGATGGGCATGATTGTTGTGCTCCTGTCGGCTTCCGAACCCCCCAACGCAGAGAACAGGAGACCATCCTGCGAGTTCGGCTTACACAGGAAGGACGGTCGTGTTGCTGGGGTGTTCGCCCTCGGCCGAGGGATCTTGGCCCGAGGGTCGGCGACGGAGGGAAGCCCGATCGAGGCGATTCGGTTCAGCCCTGCTCGGGGTGGGCGAGGGTCAGCTCGGTTTCGGCCGTCGGGGCGAGGCTGTCGGCGAGGGAGACGATCTCGCGGTGGGAAAGCGGGGGGATACCGAAGCCGAAGTGGACAAAGGCCGAGCGGACGAGCCGCTGCGCGATCAAGCCCTGACCGATCGTACCGATGTGCCGACCGTCGGCCAGAAACAGGTGTCCGGTGCCGTTCCCCGTCACCAGGCGATCGAGGCGGCGGCCCCCGACGGTGACGAAGCGGGGCAAGATGGTTTCGGCCACGCGGGCCTCGAACTCCAGATCCGCCAGACCGACGCGAGCTTCTCGGCGGACGATGGCGCGGAGCGAGGCATTGAAGCGACGCAAGGCGACGGAGAGGGCATCGAGCCGCTGAGGGTCGATCGTTCCATTGGCCAGGCCCAGACGGATTTCGGGCAAGCCGCGCAGGCCGGGGACCGTGGCCAGGACGACTCGGACCGAGGGAGACGCGTCGAGCAAGGTGGAGACAATGGTGTTCAGGTTGGCCGAAGCCTGTCGGCCAACCTCGGTGGCGTCGAGCCAGGGGCGGTCGGCGTCGGTCGCCTCAATGAAATCGTTCCCGCCGAGAAAGACGAAGGCCAGATCAACCAGCCCCTCGCCGATTTGCTCGGCCAGGCCGGTGTGCTGGCCGGCGACCAGGGCGTCGTCGGAGGTCGCGCCGCTCTGAGCCCAGTTGTAGGCAAAGCCTCGGTGGCGAGGGGGACCGAGGTCGTCGAGCGAAAAGGGGCCGAAATTTAGCGATCGCGTCAGGGCGAGAATTTCGACCCAGCTCAGGGCGGTGGCGCGGTCGGGTTCGTAAAACCGATACTCGTCGGTGTAACTATCGCCCACGGCCCCAACGCCCAGAGGGAGCATCGACGCCTTGCGCACGAGGCCCGGCATGGCCGCCACCGCGACATTCATCGAGAGCGATCGGACCAGGGCCCACATGACGCAAACTCCAGGATGCAATCAACTTGGGTGCGAATCGTGTGCGTGAACCGTCGGTGCGGACTCACCAGGCGTCGATCAGGAAAACGGCTCAAATGGCAGCAAGGCGTTGCACCTTCCGTGCCCGTCCCGATCAAGGTGTGCCGACGCAAGCCACGGACCGGCCGTCCGGGCAGTTCGCTCAAGCATAGCTGACAATTCCACGGCTCGCGGTGCGAGAGAGGCATCACGCGGAATCGACGCAGCGCGAATTACCGTCAGGATTTCCCTCATCGGCACAGTCCGAGGCGATTCGGGATGCTTGTGATTGCCGGAGAGCAGCCGTAAGCTCGACGGGGCGAGGAGCCCGCCGGTCATGGAGTCCGGGGACGGGACCTCTCGGTCGAGCTTGCCCCTCCAGAGAGGGAAGGATCGCGATTCAATGGATGACGTCTTGCGTCGGTGTGTCGCGTGGAGCGGTCTGATCGTGCTGATGGGTGCCGCCGTCGTGGGGATCGGATCCCCCGAGGCCCGAGGCCAGGATCCGGTGCGGTTGGCCGAGTATTACGGCTTTCTTCCTCTGGAAATTTACAAGCTCGACTCAAGGATCAGCGGCGTGGTGGTGGCCGATCTCGACGGCGACGGCCAGGACGACATCGCCGTGGCCAACAACGCCCGCAGCCGGATCGACCTGCTGCTGACCACCGAAGGCCCCTCGGACGAGGACGGCGCCTTCGGCTTCGGCGTGAATCGGTTGACCAGCACCCAGCGTATGCGGATCAAAAGCATTCCGGTGAACCAGGAGGTGGTCAGCCTCCAGGCCGGCGACCTCGACGGCGACGGCAAGATCGACCTGGCCTTCTACGGCAAGCCGTCCGATCTGACCGTCCTGTCCAATCTGGGGGATGCCCGGTTCGGCCGACCGCGACGCGTGCCGACCGGCCCAGCCGCCGAGAGCGGCTCGGCCCTGACGCTGGGCGACCTGAACCAGGATGGTCGGCTCGACCTGGCGCTGATGACCTCGCAGGAAATCATCACGATTCTCCAGCAACCCGACGGCTCGCTCGGGCGGCCCGATCGGCTGCCGCACACGGCGCCGAGGCCGGGCGTGTTGAAGCTGGTGGACCTCGACGGCGACGGCGGCGACGACCTCGCCTTGCTCTCCGGCGGAGACGAGTACCCCATTCGGGTCCGGTTTTCGAGGCCCGGCGGGCGGCTCGGCCCGGAGGAGCGGTTCGAGATTGGGCAGTCGCGGGCGGTCGCGTACGGGGATCTTGACGGCAAACCCGGCGCGGAGGTGCTGACGATCGAATCGCAGACCGGCCGGGCCGTGGCGCATACGCTCCGAAACGGTCCGTCGGAGGACGAAGAGCGTCGAGGACGCCTGATCGTTCACCCATTGCCCCCCGGCACAACCCGCAACCGGGCCCTGGCCGTGGGCGACCTCGACGGTGACGATCGGCCCGACGTGGTTGTGAGTGATCCGACAAACGCCCAGGTTTTCGTCGTGCTCCAGGACGATCCGGATTCGGGGCTCGGCTCGGTCTCGACCTATCCGAG from Tautonia marina harbors:
- a CDS encoding 1-deoxy-D-xylulose-5-phosphate reductoisomerase produces the protein MADPKNIVILGSTGSIGRSTLDVLEHDEGRRLRAAGLAAHSSWQRLIEQAQRHRPRWVALTDPASAAQVDGQLRGTDTELWTGRDGLVRMVQQPEVDTVVSAIVGAAGLESTWAALEAGKAVALANKETLVVGGSLITELARERNAPLLPVDSEHSAIFQCLRSGTPREVRRVILTSSGGPFRGKTRRDLEGVTREQALNHPTWKMGPKITIDSATLMNKALEVIEARWLFDLTPDQIEVVVHPESIVHSMVEFVDGSVIAQLSPPDMKLPIQYALNYPDRVEGPSPRLDLTRSWDLHFEPPDRETFPCLELGFEVMRRGGTAGAALNAANEAAVSRFLDGTLAFLDIPRACRAALEHHDYDPRPSLQTLERVDAWARQEVARWIP
- a CDS encoding GDSL-type esterase/lipase family protein; the encoded protein is MWALVRSLSMNVAVAAMPGLVRKASMLPLGVGAVGDSYTDEYRFYEPDRATALSWVEILALTRSLNFGPFSLDDLGPPRHRGFAYNWAQSGATSDDALVAGQHTGLAEQIGEGLVDLAFVFLGGNDFIEATDADRPWLDATEVGRQASANLNTIVSTLLDASPSVRVVLATVPGLRGLPEIRLGLANGTIDPQRLDALSVALRRFNASLRAIVRREARVGLADLEFEARVAETILPRFVTVGGRRLDRLVTGNGTGHLFLADGRHIGTIGQGLIAQRLVRSAFVHFGFGIPPLSHREIVSLADSLAPTAETELTLAHPEQG